In one Candidatus Bathyarchaeia archaeon genomic region, the following are encoded:
- a CDS encoding replication factor C large subunit: MRLAEQLDEKYKPSRISEIIGNKEAIDRLVEWVRKWGKDPKAKRGALIYGPPGSGKTVAVEALARDLGLDLIEVNASDDRSKGRLEKIVGGAASGMSILGKGRIVFLDEVDGMSPSMDSGAMDYIDELLSKANYPVILAANNAWDPKLARIREKCELIEFKRIGIREAVPFLKKVAEKEGIRADPEALKLLAERNKGDLRAMLKDLQMLSYPSGILTSEDVKMASRRDRTDLIFNVLKNIFSAKSCYSAKIAMNEADLDPEMLFEWIYENAPLWLSDPSDLANGMEALAKADLFFNIAKREQNWSLISYAIDLMTAGVAMAKERSKAGWVPMKFPERIALMAKTRSERGMRQKVLDKIARRCHLSRASANASVLPYIIEIAKNDAKAFQGLSEWFGFNAEEVEFLKSLCGASARQRPRRA; the protein is encoded by the coding sequence ATGCGGCTCGCCGAGCAATTGGATGAGAAATACAAGCCATCCCGGATTTCGGAGATCATTGGGAACAAGGAGGCGATCGATCGGCTGGTCGAATGGGTTAGGAAATGGGGGAAGGATCCCAAGGCCAAGAGGGGGGCCCTGATATACGGTCCCCCTGGCAGCGGCAAGACCGTAGCCGTTGAGGCCTTGGCGAGGGACTTAGGCTTGGACCTCATAGAGGTGAACGCGAGCGACGATCGATCCAAGGGGAGGCTCGAGAAGATCGTCGGGGGAGCTGCCAGCGGGATGAGCATACTTGGCAAGGGGAGGATAGTATTCCTCGATGAGGTCGATGGGATGAGCCCATCCATGGATTCGGGCGCGATGGATTACATCGATGAGCTCCTATCGAAGGCCAATTACCCTGTAATCCTAGCGGCCAATAACGCTTGGGATCCAAAGCTCGCGAGGATAAGGGAGAAGTGTGAGCTGATCGAGTTCAAAAGGATCGGCATAAGGGAGGCTGTCCCCTTCCTGAAAAAGGTGGCCGAGAAGGAGGGCATAAGGGCTGATCCGGAGGCCCTGAAGCTCTTGGCGGAGCGGAACAAGGGAGATCTCAGGGCCATGTTGAAGGATCTACAAATGCTTTCGTATCCAAGCGGGATATTGACGAGCGAGGACGTAAAAATGGCATCCCGAAGGGATCGCACCGATTTGATATTCAACGTCCTAAAGAACATATTCTCGGCCAAGAGCTGCTACTCCGCGAAGATCGCCATGAATGAGGCCGATTTGGATCCCGAGATGCTCTTCGAGTGGATCTACGAGAATGCCCCGCTCTGGCTATCGGACCCTAGCGATTTGGCCAATGGCATGGAGGCATTGGCCAAGGCGGATCTGTTCTTCAATATCGCGAAAAGGGAGCAGAATTGGAGCTTGATATCCTACGCCATCGACCTAATGACCGCTGGGGTCGCCATGGCCAAGGAGAGATCGAAAGCCGGATGGGTCCCGATGAAGTTCCCGGAGAGGATAGCCCTGATGGCAAAGACCAGATCGGAGAGGGGCATGAGGCAGAAGGTCCTTGATAAGATCGCAAGGCGCTGCCATCTCTCGAGGGCATCAGCCAACGCAAGCGTCCTGCCCTATATAATCGAGATAGCCAAGAATGATGCGAAGGCCTTCCAAGGCCTCTCGGAATGGTTCGGGTTCAATGCCGAGGAGGTTGAGTTCCTGAAATCCCTTTGCGGAGCCTCTGCGCGCCAGCGCCCCCGAAGGGCCTAG
- a CDS encoding replication factor C small subunit — protein sequence MAEGRHMMWTEKYRPRTLDEIRDQAEIVSRLKKFVEDRSMPHCLFAGPPGTGKTTAALCLAHDLFGERFMDLFMELNASDERGIDVIRTTVKEFARAATISDAPFKILVLDEADNMTSDAQQALRRTMERYTDTCRFILCCNYSSKIIEPIQSRCAIFRFSPLGEGEVKDFLGWIAKNEGVNITDGGLAAIARISEGDLRKAINLLQAASSLKDEIDEDSIYRLAGRIEPRYAKEILELAMKGNFSESRKRLRDLLLEKGLSPLDIIRQIHGEIFRSELQERDKLLLAEMLGEADFRISQGGDPEVQMSAFLAKLASLSSRPRG from the coding sequence ATGGCCGAGGGGAGGCATATGATGTGGACGGAGAAGTACAGGCCTAGGACACTGGACGAGATAAGGGATCAAGCCGAAATCGTCTCAAGGCTCAAGAAGTTCGTGGAGGATAGGAGCATGCCCCATTGCCTCTTCGCCGGCCCACCTGGGACCGGGAAAACGACCGCCGCGCTTTGCTTGGCCCATGACCTCTTCGGCGAGAGGTTCATGGACCTATTCATGGAGCTCAACGCGAGCGATGAGAGGGGGATAGACGTCATCAGGACGACGGTGAAGGAATTCGCTAGGGCGGCGACGATTAGCGATGCCCCGTTCAAGATATTGGTCTTGGATGAGGCCGACAATATGACGAGCGATGCGCAACAGGCCCTTAGGCGGACGATGGAGAGATATACGGATACTTGCAGGTTCATCCTCTGCTGCAATTACTCCAGCAAGATAATCGAGCCGATACAATCCCGCTGCGCAATCTTCCGTTTCTCCCCATTGGGGGAAGGGGAGGTGAAGGACTTCTTGGGATGGATAGCCAAAAACGAGGGCGTGAATATAACGGATGGGGGCCTCGCCGCGATAGCGAGGATCTCGGAAGGGGATTTGAGGAAGGCGATAAACCTCCTCCAAGCGGCCTCATCGCTCAAGGATGAGATCGATGAGGATTCCATCTATCGCCTCGCCGGCCGGATAGAGCCGAGATACGCGAAGGAGATATTGGAATTGGCCATGAAGGGAAACTTCTCCGAATCTAGGAAGAGGCTGAGGGACCTCCTCTTGGAGAAGGGCCTCTCGCCCTTGGATATCATAAGGCAAATCCACGGCGAAATATTCCGGAGCGAACTCCAGGAGAGGGACAAGCTCCTCTTGGCCGAGATGCTCGGGGAGGCGGATTTCAGGATATCGCAAGGGGGGGATCCCGAGGTCCAGATGAGTGCCTTCCTCGCGAAGCTGGCTTCCCTATCCTCGAGGCCTAGGGGCTGA
- a CDS encoding Glu/Leu/Phe/Val dehydrogenase, which produces MEFYRDTLGKIDRSAERLGLEKGVREILKYPRRVIEVYLPVRMDDGSLRVFWGCRVQHNSARGPYKGGIRYHENTDLEEVKALAALMTFKSAVADIPFGGAKGGVACNPKALSRGELERITRRYTAALANDIGPYTDIPAPDVNTNPQTMAWIVDTYSQLKGRKVPEVVTGKPISIGGSQGREEATGRGVAICAEEAVKYKGLDPQSATVAIQGFGNVGIHAALALSERGYKIIAVSDSRGGVYDQRGIQVKELIEHKRRTGSVVGFGSSSEIGSDAVLEVECDVLIPAALQNAITKENAGRVKAKIVVEGANGPTTSEADRILERNGVFVVPDILANAGGVIVSYFEWTQNLRREYWDLEEVRGKLEKKLICQFKRVLETSDEFKVPMKEGAFILGVRRVAEALETLGLFP; this is translated from the coding sequence ATGGAATTTTATCGGGATACCTTGGGGAAGATAGATCGCTCAGCCGAGAGGCTGGGGCTGGAGAAGGGCGTGAGGGAGATATTGAAATATCCCAGGAGGGTCATCGAGGTATACCTCCCGGTAAGGATGGACGATGGATCCCTGAGGGTTTTTTGGGGATGTCGGGTTCAACATAACTCCGCTAGGGGCCCCTATAAGGGGGGGATAAGGTATCACGAAAATACTGACTTGGAGGAAGTCAAGGCCCTAGCGGCACTAATGACGTTTAAATCCGCCGTGGCCGATATACCGTTCGGTGGGGCTAAGGGCGGGGTGGCCTGCAATCCTAAGGCCCTCTCAAGGGGCGAGCTGGAGAGGATAACGAGGCGATATACGGCGGCACTGGCGAACGATATAGGCCCATACACGGACATACCAGCCCCAGACGTGAACACGAATCCCCAAACGATGGCTTGGATCGTCGACACCTATAGCCAGCTCAAGGGGAGGAAGGTCCCGGAGGTCGTGACCGGGAAGCCGATCAGCATAGGGGGATCCCAAGGCAGGGAGGAGGCCACGGGGAGGGGAGTCGCCATATGCGCCGAGGAGGCCGTGAAGTATAAGGGGTTGGATCCGCAATCGGCGACGGTCGCCATACAGGGCTTCGGGAACGTCGGCATCCATGCCGCCCTAGCGCTCTCGGAGCGGGGTTATAAGATAATCGCGGTCAGCGATTCGAGGGGCGGCGTTTACGACCAAAGGGGCATTCAGGTTAAGGAGCTGATCGAACATAAGCGAAGGACCGGCTCGGTCGTTGGTTTCGGAAGCAGCTCCGAGATCGGGAGCGACGCCGTTTTGGAGGTCGAGTGCGATGTCCTCATACCGGCCGCCCTCCAGAACGCCATAACCAAGGAGAACGCGGGCAGGGTCAAGGCCAAGATCGTGGTAGAGGGAGCGAATGGGCCCACGACGTCCGAGGCGGATAGGATCTTGGAGAGGAACGGCGTATTCGTCGTCCCGGATATATTGGCCAACGCCGGCGGGGTGATAGTCAGCTATTTTGAATGGACGCAAAACCTCAGGAGAGAATATTGGGACTTGGAGGAGGTAAGGGGGAAGCTTGAGAAGAAGCTCATTTGTCAATTCAAAAGGGTCTTGGAAACCTCCGATGAATTCAAGGTCCCGATGAAGGAGGGGGCCTTCATATTGGGGGTGAGAAGGGTCGCCGAGGCGCTGGAGACGCTCGGCCTCTTCCCATGA
- a CDS encoding minichromosome maintenance protein MCM, whose translation MSTAELQEGFREFLRSFRTEMEEQKYRKRLSQMALTGSKSLIVDFEDLMAFDSELAREIVNNPDEALKYANASVLEQMRVEDPEYAEQVGEFFVRFRGLPERLSLRRIRADHIGKLVMIDAIIVRATPVQPLIVKAAFRCRRCNEITFVDQKGPLMRAPLFCANCKARQFDFEEKESRFIDSQEIRAQEKPEELPPGQLPRSIDVTLRDDLVDTARPGDRASITGIVRAQQTMAGRRGGLRTFELYLEANYVDVSGREAEILEITPEEERYLKALSKDPWIMNRLKMSIAPSIYGYEDVKEAILYLLHGGVRKELPDGINLRGDINILLVGDPGTAKSALLQYVARVAPRGLYTSGRGSTAAGLTAAVIRERAGGMVLEAGALVLADKGVCSIDEIDKMRPEDRVAIHEAMEQQTVSVAKGGIVATLNARTSVLAAANPALGRYDPYRNVSENINLPITILSRFDLIFVFRDMPDEELDRRMSDHILRTHQIRATPMPEVSPLPPEILRKYISYAKRITPVLTDEAIRELKDFYLKMRATSGASDSPIAITPRQLEALIRISEARARCFLRDKVIAEDAKAAIRLMTISLQHVGIDVTTGKIDIDVIMTGKPKSLRDKMQAVMGEIAKEEKEYGAAEEERLKGALASQYGMSESEVTSVLNQLVKEGIIYSPKPGQYKRALV comes from the coding sequence ATGAGCACGGCGGAGCTTCAAGAGGGGTTCAGGGAGTTCCTAAGGAGCTTCAGGACCGAGATGGAGGAGCAGAAGTATAGGAAGAGGCTATCCCAAATGGCCCTGACGGGCTCCAAATCGCTTATAGTCGATTTCGAGGACCTCATGGCCTTCGATTCCGAATTGGCGAGGGAGATAGTGAACAACCCCGATGAGGCCCTGAAGTACGCCAATGCCTCAGTCTTGGAGCAAATGAGGGTCGAGGATCCGGAATACGCGGAGCAGGTCGGGGAGTTCTTCGTTAGGTTCAGGGGCTTGCCCGAGAGGCTATCGCTTAGGAGGATAAGGGCCGATCACATCGGGAAGCTCGTGATGATCGATGCCATAATCGTCAGGGCGACCCCGGTTCAACCGCTCATCGTCAAGGCGGCCTTCAGGTGCAGGAGATGCAACGAGATAACCTTCGTCGATCAAAAGGGGCCGCTCATGAGGGCCCCGCTCTTTTGCGCCAACTGCAAGGCGAGGCAGTTCGATTTCGAGGAGAAGGAGTCGAGATTCATAGATTCGCAGGAGATACGCGCCCAAGAGAAGCCGGAGGAGCTCCCGCCCGGCCAGCTCCCCAGGTCCATAGACGTAACCCTCAGGGACGATCTGGTCGATACCGCGAGGCCCGGGGATAGGGCATCGATAACGGGCATAGTGAGGGCGCAGCAAACGATGGCCGGTAGGAGGGGAGGGCTTAGGACCTTCGAACTATACCTCGAGGCCAACTACGTCGACGTATCCGGCAGGGAGGCGGAGATCCTCGAGATAACGCCGGAGGAGGAGAGGTACCTGAAGGCCCTCTCAAAGGATCCATGGATCATGAATAGGCTGAAGATGTCCATAGCGCCATCGATCTATGGGTATGAGGACGTGAAGGAGGCCATATTGTACCTCCTCCACGGCGGCGTCAGGAAGGAGCTCCCAGATGGCATAAACCTTAGGGGGGATATAAATATACTGCTGGTCGGGGACCCCGGGACCGCCAAGAGCGCGCTCCTCCAATACGTCGCTAGGGTCGCCCCGAGGGGCTTGTATACGAGCGGAAGGGGATCCACCGCGGCTGGATTGACGGCTGCGGTCATAAGGGAGAGGGCCGGCGGGATGGTCCTCGAGGCCGGGGCCTTGGTCCTAGCGGATAAGGGCGTCTGCTCGATAGATGAGATAGATAAGATGAGGCCGGAGGATAGGGTCGCCATACACGAGGCAATGGAGCAGCAAACGGTCTCCGTGGCCAAGGGGGGAATCGTAGCCACTTTGAACGCTAGGACCTCCGTGCTAGCCGCGGCTAACCCAGCGCTGGGCAGATACGACCCCTATCGGAACGTCAGCGAGAACATAAACCTCCCCATAACCATACTATCCCGATTCGACCTCATATTCGTCTTCAGGGATATGCCCGATGAGGAGCTCGATAGGAGGATGTCGGACCACATACTCCGGACCCATCAGATTAGGGCCACCCCAATGCCCGAGGTCTCACCATTGCCGCCCGAGATCTTGAGGAAGTACATAAGCTACGCGAAGAGGATCACGCCTGTGCTGACCGACGAGGCCATAAGGGAGCTGAAGGACTTCTACCTGAAGATGAGGGCAACCTCCGGGGCCTCGGATTCCCCGATCGCGATAACCCCGAGGCAACTGGAGGCATTGATCAGGATCTCGGAGGCTAGGGCTAGGTGCTTTCTTAGGGATAAGGTCATCGCCGAGGATGCGAAGGCCGCGATACGATTGATGACCATATCCCTGCAACACGTCGGGATCGACGTCACGACCGGGAAGATCGATATCGACGTCATAATGACGGGCAAGCCCAAGAGCTTGAGGGATAAGATGCAGGCGGTCATGGGGGAGATAGCCAAGGAGGAGAAGGAGTACGGGGCGGCTGAGGAGGAGAGGCTGAAGGGAGCGCTCGCGAGCCAATATGGCATGAGCGAGTCGGAGGTAACCTCCGTACTCAACCAACTGGTTAAGGAGGGGATAATATACTCGCCGAAGCCCGGGCAATATAAGAGGGCCTTGGTCTGA
- a CDS encoding DEAD/DEAH box helicase yields MGIEELDIPKELMRILIENGYRELYPPQADALRSGILNGGNLVLASPTASGKTLVAEIVVMKEVLERGGKALYLTPLRALAREKYRDFSKYKGLEKASGGKVKVAITSGDYDTSDPHLSKYDVIISTNEKADSLLRHRARWLEDISVVVADEVHLLTDPHRGPTLEATLTRLRAVAPRIRVLALSATVSNVDEIADWLDAKRVATEWRPVPLREGVYCDGEICFNDGSSRRIPQESGSPVIDVALETLRSGGQVLIFSDTRKAAMGMGRKASAYVKRLLGRKEAERLRAISRSILEGEARTRLSEALSDLVADGVAFHHAGLSPGDREIVENAFRDGWIKALVATPTLAAGVNLPARSVIISSHERYEPGFGRAPISVLEYKQLCGRAGRPRFDDYGEAVLIARSEDERDMLMENYVMAKPERLWSKMAVEGVLRPHVLATIATGYASSEEGLSDFFGRTLCAFQYGMENVKPKLGKVLSFLYEEGMIELKRRRILATEFGRRVSELYIDPLSAVIIRDGLLNGAERITEFSFLHLISKTPDMAPRPYPRRREYGWLEALAQEHEGEFLLEPLSPDSYYGYEEFLAEVKCASVLMDWIGEVGEEKILEKHGVEPGDLLRLVENAEWLLHATREISKLLGKGEYLRTLEELIPRIRHGVKRELLFLVRIEGVGRVRARALYNAGYRDEESLRRATVGELLSVPTIGPAIARRIKEYVGGKVSPEDWALLKGKRSGFEQRSLLPP; encoded by the coding sequence TTGGGGATTGAGGAGCTGGATATACCAAAAGAGCTGATGCGGATCCTCATCGAGAACGGCTATAGGGAACTATACCCTCCCCAAGCCGATGCCCTCAGATCCGGGATATTGAACGGGGGGAACTTGGTCCTAGCGAGCCCGACCGCGAGCGGCAAGACGCTCGTGGCCGAGATAGTGGTCATGAAAGAGGTCTTGGAGAGGGGTGGGAAGGCGCTTTATCTAACGCCGTTGAGGGCCTTGGCTAGGGAGAAGTACAGGGATTTCTCCAAGTATAAGGGCCTCGAGAAGGCGTCGGGGGGCAAGGTCAAGGTCGCGATAACGAGCGGGGATTACGATACATCCGACCCCCATCTCTCCAAGTACGACGTCATCATCTCCACCAACGAGAAGGCGGATAGCCTGCTTCGGCATAGGGCCAGATGGCTGGAGGATATATCGGTTGTCGTCGCGGATGAGGTCCATTTGCTAACGGATCCGCATAGAGGGCCGACGTTGGAGGCGACCCTGACGAGATTGAGGGCCGTGGCCCCTAGGATCCGGGTGCTGGCCCTGAGCGCCACCGTGAGCAACGTCGACGAGATAGCCGATTGGCTCGACGCTAAGCGCGTCGCGACCGAATGGAGGCCCGTCCCCCTCAGGGAAGGGGTTTATTGCGATGGAGAGATCTGCTTCAACGATGGCTCCTCGAGGAGGATCCCTCAGGAATCAGGGAGCCCTGTCATAGACGTGGCCTTGGAAACGCTCAGGTCCGGGGGCCAAGTCCTGATCTTCTCCGATACGAGGAAGGCGGCGATGGGGATGGGGAGAAAGGCATCCGCATATGTGAAGCGCCTCCTCGGGAGGAAGGAGGCGGAGCGATTGAGGGCGATCTCGAGGTCGATTTTGGAGGGCGAGGCGCGAACGAGGCTTAGCGAAGCCCTCTCCGATCTAGTGGCGGACGGGGTGGCCTTCCATCACGCCGGCCTATCGCCGGGGGATAGGGAGATCGTTGAGAACGCCTTCAGGGATGGTTGGATAAAGGCCTTGGTCGCCACGCCCACCTTGGCGGCTGGCGTCAACCTGCCCGCGAGATCCGTGATAATAAGCAGCCACGAAAGGTACGAGCCCGGCTTCGGAAGGGCCCCGATCTCCGTCTTGGAATATAAGCAGCTCTGCGGCAGGGCCGGTAGGCCGAGGTTCGACGATTACGGGGAGGCCGTATTGATCGCGAGGAGCGAGGACGAGAGGGATATGCTTATGGAGAATTACGTCATGGCCAAGCCGGAGAGGCTTTGGTCGAAGATGGCCGTGGAGGGCGTCCTGAGGCCGCACGTCTTGGCGACCATAGCGACCGGATACGCGAGCTCCGAGGAGGGCTTGAGCGATTTCTTCGGGAGAACCCTTTGCGCCTTCCAATACGGAATGGAGAACGTTAAACCGAAGCTCGGGAAGGTCCTCTCCTTCCTATATGAGGAGGGGATGATCGAGCTCAAGCGGCGGAGGATCCTCGCCACGGAGTTCGGCAGGAGGGTATCCGAGCTCTACATAGATCCCCTCTCGGCGGTCATAATCAGGGACGGCCTCCTCAACGGCGCGGAGAGGATCACGGAGTTCAGCTTCCTCCACCTAATCTCCAAGACCCCGGATATGGCCCCGAGGCCATATCCGAGGCGCAGAGAATATGGGTGGCTCGAGGCCTTGGCGCAGGAGCACGAGGGCGAGTTCCTATTGGAGCCCCTCAGCCCCGACTCCTACTATGGTTATGAGGAGTTCTTGGCGGAGGTGAAATGTGCATCGGTCCTAATGGATTGGATAGGGGAGGTTGGCGAGGAGAAGATCTTGGAAAAGCACGGGGTGGAGCCTGGGGACCTGCTCAGGCTAGTCGAGAACGCGGAATGGCTCTTGCATGCGACGAGGGAGATCTCGAAGCTATTGGGCAAAGGGGAATATCTGCGCACGCTTGAGGAGCTCATCCCCCGGATCAGGCACGGGGTCAAGCGGGAGCTCCTCTTCTTGGTTAGGATCGAAGGGGTCGGGAGGGTTAGGGCGAGGGCGCTCTACAACGCCGGCTATAGGGATGAGGAGAGCCTCAGGAGGGCAACAGTTGGTGAATTGCTCAGCGTCCCAACGATCGGCCCCGCGATCGCGAGGAGAATAAAGGAATATGTGGGCGGGAAGGTCTCCCCGGAGGATTGGGCATTGCTGAAGGGGAAGCGCAGTGGATTTGAGCAGAGATCCCTTTTGCCCCCATGA
- a CDS encoding asparagine synthetase B: MGSSVMGSIVAISSAGSGDLSATLARMLKALEHRGTECGIADPSGILLPADPEALMGIGPRAIGHNFKRILPGDSPQLVLAGGDPIAFDGRVFSPECRGGIVELLGDGGLERFERLLAQAEGAYAFAALRGDSLILGRDPLGLKPLYFGGRDGVFAAASEAKALWAIGIANAESFPPGSICVVEGDRPIFRMVRGIGRRRIERFGIGDAKARLMELMERSLRIRLRDVDRVAVAFSGGLDSSMVARMASAIGKDVLLISASLRGGGELEFAKRAAGEIGAELIRVEKGPEDVREDLRRVLWLVEDPDPMKVAVGIPLHWVLEEASALGFAVALTGQGADECFGGYMKALRAYRSGGPRLARDLLFEGIRNSHLVNFERDEKISSASSVELRTPFADTGIVGFALSLPMRLLLDANRGERKVLLRALAKEIGLPDLIASRPKRAIQYSTGVNRALVAIARDMGRALPELIREEFEAIFGQSARIIPPHWGGDRAPSEWH, encoded by the coding sequence TTGGGTTCATCGGTGATGGGCTCGATCGTCGCCATATCCAGCGCCGGATCCGGGGACCTTTCCGCCACCTTGGCGAGGATGCTGAAGGCCCTAGAGCATCGGGGGACCGAATGCGGGATCGCCGATCCGAGCGGGATCCTCCTCCCAGCGGATCCCGAGGCCCTCATGGGGATTGGGCCGAGGGCCATAGGGCATAATTTCAAGCGGATCCTCCCAGGGGATTCGCCGCAGCTCGTCCTAGCCGGGGGGGATCCGATCGCATTCGATGGTAGGGTTTTCTCGCCCGAATGTCGAGGGGGCATTGTGGAACTATTGGGGGACGGGGGGCTGGAGCGCTTTGAGCGCCTCTTGGCCCAAGCCGAGGGGGCCTATGCGTTCGCCGCGCTCCGCGGGGATTCCCTAATCTTGGGGAGGGATCCGCTGGGATTGAAGCCCCTATACTTCGGAGGGAGGGATGGGGTCTTCGCGGCCGCCTCCGAGGCCAAGGCGCTTTGGGCCATAGGGATAGCCAATGCCGAATCCTTCCCGCCAGGGTCGATTTGCGTGGTCGAGGGCGATAGGCCCATATTCCGCATGGTCCGCGGGATTGGGCGCCGGAGGATCGAGCGGTTTGGGATCGGGGACGCGAAGGCGCGTTTGATGGAGCTGATGGAGCGATCCCTGAGGATCAGGTTGCGCGATGTGGATCGCGTCGCGGTAGCGTTCTCCGGGGGACTCGATAGCTCCATGGTGGCTCGGATGGCGAGCGCTATTGGAAAGGACGTTCTATTGATCTCGGCCTCGTTGAGGGGCGGCGGGGAGCTCGAGTTCGCGAAACGGGCCGCGGGTGAGATCGGCGCCGAGCTAATCCGGGTCGAGAAGGGGCCGGAGGACGTTAGGGAGGATTTGAGAAGGGTCCTTTGGCTGGTCGAGGACCCGGATCCGATGAAGGTGGCCGTCGGGATCCCGCTCCATTGGGTTCTTGAGGAGGCGTCGGCGCTGGGCTTCGCCGTCGCGCTGACGGGCCAAGGGGCGGATGAATGCTTCGGGGGTTATATGAAGGCCCTTAGGGCCTATCGCTCCGGCGGCCCCCGGCTGGCTAGGGACCTCCTATTCGAGGGAATCAGGAACTCGCATTTGGTGAACTTCGAGCGCGATGAGAAGATAAGCTCCGCGTCCTCGGTGGAGCTCAGGACCCCCTTCGCCGATACCGGGATCGTGGGCTTCGCCCTTTCCCTACCCATGCGCCTACTCCTCGATGCCAATAGGGGGGAGAGGAAGGTGCTGCTCAGGGCGCTGGCCAAGGAAATAGGCCTCCCGGATCTGATCGCCAGCCGCCCCAAGCGCGCGATTCAATACTCTACGGGGGTTAACAGGGCCTTAGTGGCGATCGCGAGGGATATGGGGCGCGCCTTGCCGGAGCTCATAAGGGAGGAATTTGAAGCGATCTTTGGACAATCCGCTAGGATAATCCCGCCGCATTGGGGAGGGGATCGCGCACCCTCGGAATGGCATTGA